A single Cyclopterus lumpus isolate fCycLum1 chromosome 1, fCycLum1.pri, whole genome shotgun sequence DNA region contains:
- the slc26a11 gene encoding sodium-independent sulfate anion transporter, producing the protein MDRPLLGRLSARGCCSSSTLKAWLPILSWLPRYKLKWLQLDLLAGLTVGLTTVPQALAYAEVAGLPVQYGLYSSFMGGFIYTFLGTSKDVTLGPTAIMSLLCFSVVGGQPHRAVLLSLLCGLIQAGMALLRLGFLLDFISFPVIKGFTCAAALTIGFGQVKNILGVQGVPHEFFLEVYYTFYKIPEARIGDVVLGFLCLALLVMLLYMKMSLGSEDAPTCSRVARKLVWAVATMRNALVVVAASFVAFSCNAYGYPVFTVTGETSQGLPPFRPPPTSDTTANGTVVSFGEMVQGLGGGLAVIPFMGLLESIAIAKAFASQNDYRIDANQELLAIGVTNIMGSFVSAYPVTGSFGRTAVNSQTGVCTPAGGIITSVVVLLSLAFLMPAFYYIPKAALAAVIICAVAPMADYRVVAKMWKIRKLDLLPFVVTFLMSFWQVQYGIVGGVAVSGALLLYNTARPPIKVSDHGVLVMELGNGLSFPATEYLSHIMHTQALQASPPRSVVLDCHHVSIIDYTVISELRDLLRQFKLREVQLVFSRLQLSVLEVLLAADLQGFRYTDSVEAALQMESESLNTDP; encoded by the exons ATGGATCGGCCTCTTCTGGGCCGACTGTCAGCCCGgggctgctgctcctccagcacCCTGAAGGCCTGGCTGCCAATCCTCTCCTGGCTGCCCAGGTACAAGCTGAAGTGGCTTCAGCTGGATCTGCTTGCAGGCCTCACTGTCGGGCTGACGACTGTACCGCAGGCGCTGGCTTACGCTGAAGTAGCCGGCCTCCCTGTGCAG TACGGACTCTACTCTTCCTTCATGGGGGGGTTCATCTACACGTTCCTGGGGACGTCTAAGGATGTGACACTGGGTCCCACGGCCATCATGTCCCTGCTGTGTTTCTCCGTGGTGGGAGGGCAGCCACACCGAGCCGTGCTGCTCAGCCTGCTCTGTGGACTCATCCAGGCTGGAATGGCATTACTGAGATTAG GTTTCCTGCTGGACTTCATCTCTTTCCCTGTTATAAAAGGCTTTACTTGTGCTGCTGCGCTAACCATTGGCTTCGGCCAGGTCAAG AATATTCTGGGAGTCCAGGGTGTTCCTCACGAGTTCTTCCTGGAGGTTTACTACACCTTCTACAAGATCCCAGAGGCCAGGATCGGCGATGTGGTGCTGGGCTTTCTTTGTCTCGCTCTGCTGGTCATGTTGCTGTATATGAAGATGAGTCTGGGCTCGGAGGACGCTCCCACCTGCTCCAGAGTGGCCAGGAAACTAGTGTGGGCTGTTGCTACGA TGCGTAACGCTCTTGTGGTCGTGGCTGCATCCTTCGTCGCATTTTCCTGCAACGCTTACGGTTATCCTGTGTTTACGGTGACTGGGGAGACTTCCCAGGGGCTCCCACCATTCAGACCTCCACCCACCTCAGACACCACAGCCAACGGCACCGTCGTCTCCTTCGGAGAGATGGTACAG gGCCTTGGAGGAGGGCTCGCTGTCATTCCCTTCATGGGTCTGTTGGAAAGCATTGCAATTGCGAAAGCTTTTG CCAGTCAGAACGACTACAGAATTGATGCCAACCAAGAGCTGCTGGCAATTGGTGTGACCAACATCATGGGCTCCTTTGTGTCAGCCTACCCTGTCACTGGCAGCTTtgggag gacagcAGTGAACTCCCAGACTGGTGTTTGCACTCCAGCTGGAGGGATCATCACCA GTGTGGTAGTGTTGCTTTCCCTGGCGTTCCTCATGCCGGCCTTCTACTACATCCCCAAAGCCGCTCTAGCTGCTGTTATCATCTGTGCAGTAGCTCCCATGGCGGATTATCGCGTCGTTGCCAAGATGTGGAAGATACGCA AGCTGGACCTGCTGCCTTTTGTTGTGACGTTCTTGATGAGTTTCTGGCAGGTGCAGTACGGCATCGTAGGCGGTGTAGCTGTATCTGGAGCTCTGCTGCTGTACAACACCGCGAGACCACCGATAAAG gtgtctGATCACGGTGTGCTTGTGATGGAGTTGGGCAATGGACTGAGTTTTCCTGCCACAGAGTATCTCAGCCACATCATGCACACTCAGGCTCTGCAGG CATCTCCCCCGCGGTCAGTGGTCCTGGATTGCCATCATGTCAGCATCATAGATTACACAGTGATCAGCGAGCTCAGGGACCTGCTGAGGCAGTTCAAACTGCGAGAAGTGCAACTGGTCTTTTCCAGATTGCAg CTCTCTGTTCTGGAGGTTCTCCTCGCAGCTGATCTGCAGGGCTTCAGGTATACAGACAGCGTGGAGGCTGCGCTGCAGATGGAGTCGGAGAGCTTGAACACTGATCCGTGA
- the sgsh gene encoding N-sulphoglucosamine sulphohydrolase isoform X2, translating into MLLECVLLILASCCIGEAKKRNVLLIIADDAGFETEVYNNSVVHTPHLRSLAQRSLVFSNAFTSVSSCSPSRSTILTGLPQHQNGMYGLHQGVHHFNSFDGVQSLPLLLSQANVHTGIIGKKHVGPGSVYPFDFAYTEENSSVLQVGRNITRIKLLPQYGAFCEKFGNGEMGMGRIPDWTPKYYTPEQVKVPPFVPDTPVARADLAAQYTTVSRLDQGIGLVLQELKDAGYENDTLVIYSSDNGIPFPNGRTNLYRSGTAEPMLVSSPEHRGRWGDTSQAYVSLLDITPTILDWFSVPYPAYSLPGAPVHLTGRSLLPALIAEPLSWHTVYASQSLHEVTMYYPTRSVHQGAYHLLHNLHYRMPFPIDQDLYVSPTFQDLLNRTRLSEPTHWFKSLQQYYYRERWELFDSRTDPLETRNLVSDPSYSGVLESLRQSLQKWQWDTGDPWVCGPDYVLEDKLEPHCRPLYNGL; encoded by the exons ATGCTGCTCGAGTGTGTTCTTCTCATCTTGGCATCGTGTTGCATCGGAGAGGCAAAGAAGAGAAATGTCCTTCTAATAATTG CCGATGATGCAGGTTTTGAGACGGAGGTGTACAACAACTCTGTGGTCCACACGCCGCACCTGCGCTCTCTGGCCCAGCGCAGCCTGGTGTTCAGCAATGCCTTCACCTCCGTCAGCAGCTGCTCCCCCAGCCGCTCCACCATCCTCACCGGCCTGCcacag caCCAGAACGGCATGTATGGGCTTCATCAGGGTGTTCACCACTTCAACTCGTTTGACGGAGTTCAAAGTCTTCCGCTGCTCCTCAGCCAAGCCAACGTACACACAG GTATAATTGGGAAGAAGCATGTCGGCCCTGGATCTGTTTACCCTTTTGATTTTGCgtacacagaggagaacagctCTGTCCTCCAGGTGGGGAGGAACATCACCCGCATCAAACTCCTG CCTCAGTATGGAGCTTTCTGTGAGAAGTTTGGGAATGGTGAGATGGGGATGGGTAGGATACCTGACTGGACACCCAAATATTACACACCAGAACAAGTAAAG GTTCCTCCTTTTGTGCCGGACACGCCTGTAGCACGAGCTGACTTGGCTGCCCAGTACACCACGGTCAGCAGGCTGGACCAAG GCATCGGTTTGGTTCTTCAGGAGCTCAAAGACGCTGGTTATGAGAACGACACTCTGGTCATCTACAGCTCGGATAACGGCATCCCCTTCCCGAACGGCAGAACCAACCTGTATCGCTCCGGGACAGCAGAGCCCATGCTGGTGTCCTCTCCAGAGCACAGGGGGCGATGGGGAGACACCAGCCAGGCCTACGTAAGCCTGCTGG ACATCACACCCACCATTCTGGACTGGTTCTCTGTTCCCTACCCGGCCTACAGCCTCCCCGGCGCCCCGGTCCACCTCACCGGTCGCTCCTTACTGCCTGCCCTGATCGCTGAGCCCCTCAGCTGGCACACCGTCTACGCCAGCCAGTCCCTCCACGAG GTAACCATGTACTACCCAACCCGCTccgtccaccagggggcgtacCACCTACTCCACAACCTTCACTACCGCATGCCCTTCCCCATCGACCAGGACCTGTACGTGTCCCCCACCTTCCAAGACCTGCTGAACCGCACAAGGCTGAGTGAGCCCACTCACTGGTTCAAAAGCCTGCAGCAGTATTACTACAGAGAGCGCTGGGAGCTGTTTGACTCCAG GACCGACCCGCTGGAAACGAGGAACCTGGTGTCAGACCCGTCCTACAGCGGCGTGCTGGAGAGCCTGAGGCAGAGTCTGCAGAAGTGGCAGTGGGACACGGGGGACCCCTGGGTCTGTGGACCGGACTACGTCCTGGAGGACAAACTAGAGCCGCACTGCAGACCACTCTACAACGGACTCTGA
- the sgsh gene encoding N-sulphoglucosamine sulphohydrolase isoform X1: MLLECVLLILASCCIGEAKKRNVLLIIADDAGFETEVYNNSVVHTPHLRSLAQRSLVFSNAFTSVSSCSPSRSTILTGLPQHQNGMYGLHQGVHHFNSFDGVQSLPLLLSQANVHTGIIGKKHVGPGSVYPFDFAYTEENSSVLQVGRNITRIKLLVRKFFQTHNEEAFEQRRKKEENKDNIKDDERPFFLYVAFHDTHRCGHSQPQYGAFCEKFGNGEMGMGRIPDWTPKYYTPEQVKVPPFVPDTPVARADLAAQYTTVSRLDQGIGLVLQELKDAGYENDTLVIYSSDNGIPFPNGRTNLYRSGTAEPMLVSSPEHRGRWGDTSQAYVSLLDITPTILDWFSVPYPAYSLPGAPVHLTGRSLLPALIAEPLSWHTVYASQSLHEVTMYYPTRSVHQGAYHLLHNLHYRMPFPIDQDLYVSPTFQDLLNRTRLSEPTHWFKSLQQYYYRERWELFDSRTDPLETRNLVSDPSYSGVLESLRQSLQKWQWDTGDPWVCGPDYVLEDKLEPHCRPLYNGL; encoded by the exons ATGCTGCTCGAGTGTGTTCTTCTCATCTTGGCATCGTGTTGCATCGGAGAGGCAAAGAAGAGAAATGTCCTTCTAATAATTG CCGATGATGCAGGTTTTGAGACGGAGGTGTACAACAACTCTGTGGTCCACACGCCGCACCTGCGCTCTCTGGCCCAGCGCAGCCTGGTGTTCAGCAATGCCTTCACCTCCGTCAGCAGCTGCTCCCCCAGCCGCTCCACCATCCTCACCGGCCTGCcacag caCCAGAACGGCATGTATGGGCTTCATCAGGGTGTTCACCACTTCAACTCGTTTGACGGAGTTCAAAGTCTTCCGCTGCTCCTCAGCCAAGCCAACGTACACACAG GTATAATTGGGAAGAAGCATGTCGGCCCTGGATCTGTTTACCCTTTTGATTTTGCgtacacagaggagaacagctCTGTCCTCCAGGTGGGGAGGAACATCACCCGCATCAAACTCCTGGTCCGCAAGTTTTTCCAGACTCATAACGAAGAAGCTTTTGAACAAAGgcgaaagaaagaagagaataaaGACAATATAAAAGATGACGAGAGGCCTTTTTTCCTGTATGTTGCCTTTCATGACACCCACCGATGTGGCCACTCACAGCCTCAGTATGGAGCTTTCTGTGAGAAGTTTGGGAATGGTGAGATGGGGATGGGTAGGATACCTGACTGGACACCCAAATATTACACACCAGAACAAGTAAAG GTTCCTCCTTTTGTGCCGGACACGCCTGTAGCACGAGCTGACTTGGCTGCCCAGTACACCACGGTCAGCAGGCTGGACCAAG GCATCGGTTTGGTTCTTCAGGAGCTCAAAGACGCTGGTTATGAGAACGACACTCTGGTCATCTACAGCTCGGATAACGGCATCCCCTTCCCGAACGGCAGAACCAACCTGTATCGCTCCGGGACAGCAGAGCCCATGCTGGTGTCCTCTCCAGAGCACAGGGGGCGATGGGGAGACACCAGCCAGGCCTACGTAAGCCTGCTGG ACATCACACCCACCATTCTGGACTGGTTCTCTGTTCCCTACCCGGCCTACAGCCTCCCCGGCGCCCCGGTCCACCTCACCGGTCGCTCCTTACTGCCTGCCCTGATCGCTGAGCCCCTCAGCTGGCACACCGTCTACGCCAGCCAGTCCCTCCACGAG GTAACCATGTACTACCCAACCCGCTccgtccaccagggggcgtacCACCTACTCCACAACCTTCACTACCGCATGCCCTTCCCCATCGACCAGGACCTGTACGTGTCCCCCACCTTCCAAGACCTGCTGAACCGCACAAGGCTGAGTGAGCCCACTCACTGGTTCAAAAGCCTGCAGCAGTATTACTACAGAGAGCGCTGGGAGCTGTTTGACTCCAG GACCGACCCGCTGGAAACGAGGAACCTGGTGTCAGACCCGTCCTACAGCGGCGTGCTGGAGAGCCTGAGGCAGAGTCTGCAGAAGTGGCAGTGGGACACGGGGGACCCCTGGGTCTGTGGACCGGACTACGTCCTGGAGGACAAACTAGAGCCGCACTGCAGACCACTCTACAACGGACTCTGA